A genomic stretch from Chitinophaga agri includes:
- a CDS encoding complex I subunit 4 family protein: MIILLLAGGVLCWLAGSKAPALGRWIALLTVTADLLLACWLCWCYHKFPDQSSWFINYQTTWIPSMGVSFHVALDGLGMVLLLLTFFLGILAVACSWNEIKEKTGFYFFNLLWTLAGISGVFVAMDLFLFYFCWEVMLIPMYLLIIIWGDSRRQYAAYKFFLFTQAGSLLMLLSILALYFIHGQQTGQYTFDYFELLRTTISPQAAGWIMAGFMIAFLIKLPMVPFHNWLPDAHSEAPTAGSLLLAGLLLKTGAYGMIRFVLPLFPEAAVSVSWWAMLLGVAGILYGAFLAFSQTDIKRLIAYTSVSHMGFVLLGIFSFSQIAMQGVVMQLLTHGLSTGALFVMAGMLKERLHTRDITRMGGLWTSMPAMGGAAILFTMASSGLPMLGNFIAELFILLGTFNVNVLFSVLGATGLILSALYGLRLLQKVFMGALVVTDPVRDLSMREMVIMAALSICIVALGLYPQPVIDTVHHLSFTLQPLHHE, encoded by the coding sequence ATGATCATACTATTACTCGCGGGAGGTGTATTGTGCTGGCTGGCAGGCAGCAAGGCACCTGCTTTGGGCAGATGGATAGCGTTACTGACAGTCACCGCGGATCTGTTACTCGCATGCTGGCTATGCTGGTGCTATCATAAGTTTCCTGATCAGTCTTCCTGGTTCATCAACTATCAGACCACCTGGATCCCTTCAATGGGTGTGAGCTTCCATGTGGCACTGGATGGTTTGGGGATGGTGTTATTGCTGCTTACTTTTTTTCTTGGCATCCTGGCGGTGGCGTGTTCATGGAATGAGATAAAAGAGAAGACCGGGTTTTATTTCTTTAACCTGTTATGGACACTGGCAGGCATCAGTGGTGTATTTGTAGCGATGGACCTTTTCCTGTTTTATTTCTGCTGGGAAGTGATGCTGATACCGATGTATCTGCTGATCATCATCTGGGGAGACAGTCGCCGGCAGTATGCAGCGTACAAGTTTTTCCTGTTCACGCAGGCAGGTAGTTTGCTGATGTTGTTATCTATACTGGCATTGTATTTTATACACGGGCAACAAACCGGTCAATACACCTTCGATTATTTCGAGCTGTTACGTACGACGATCAGTCCGCAGGCAGCTGGCTGGATCATGGCAGGTTTTATGATCGCGTTCCTGATCAAGCTGCCGATGGTACCTTTTCATAACTGGTTACCGGATGCGCATAGCGAAGCGCCGACAGCGGGGAGTTTGTTGCTGGCGGGGTTGTTACTGAAAACGGGCGCCTATGGGATGATCAGGTTTGTGCTGCCTTTATTTCCGGAGGCGGCGGTATCTGTTTCGTGGTGGGCCATGCTGCTGGGAGTGGCCGGTATACTGTATGGCGCATTTCTGGCATTCTCACAAACGGATATTAAACGGCTGATCGCTTATACTTCGGTGAGTCATATGGGGTTTGTACTGCTGGGCATTTTCTCGTTCAGCCAGATTGCCATGCAGGGAGTGGTGATGCAGCTGCTGACACATGGACTGAGCACAGGCGCGTTGTTTGTGATGGCGGGCATGTTAAAGGAAAGGCTGCATACCAGGGATATCACCAGGATGGGCGGGTTGTGGACGTCCATGCCGGCAATGGGAGGCGCCGCGATCCTGTTTACGATGGCGTCTTCGGGACTACCGATGCTGGGTAATTTTATTGCGGAGCTGTTCATTCTGCTCGGTACATTCAATGTGAATGTGTTGTTCAGTGTACTGGGTGCTACCGGACTGATACTATCAGCACTCTATGGATTACGGTTGCTGCAAAAGGTCTTTATGGGGGCGCTCGTCGTCACGGACCCGGTGCGCGACCTGAGTATGCGGGAGATGGTGATCATGGCCGCGTTAAGTATCTGTATTGTGGCGCTGGGATTATATCCGCAGCCAGTAATAGATACCGTACATCATTTATCGTTCACCCTTCAGCCGTTACACCATGAATGA
- the nuoH gene encoding NADH-quinone oxidoreductase subunit NuoH, with protein sequence MTVMQHIWIVLGVLFVLLNIAAGLIWVERRLLAVWQDRLGPNRAGPLGLFIVLADTLKLFFKEDWIPPFADKWVFILAPAIVVASVLMSFVIVPFAPGIVVADLNVGLLFFLAMSSLGVYSIVLGGWASNNKYSLLGALRGASQMIAYEVFMGLSLMGVVMLSRSFNLAEIVAAQEKMWFVVLQPVGFVIFFIAGLAETHRLPFDIPEAESELVAGFHAEYSGMKFGMFFIGEYLGITLISAMTVTLFFGGWLGPSFLPPVVWFFGKTFLFIALFILLRASLPRPRYDQLLTYGWKLLLPLVLLNLLVTGAIALSLKH encoded by the coding sequence ATGACAGTCATGCAACATATCTGGATCGTACTGGGTGTACTCTTCGTACTGCTGAATATTGCAGCGGGCCTGATATGGGTGGAACGAAGGCTGCTGGCCGTATGGCAGGACAGGCTGGGTCCGAATAGAGCGGGGCCGTTAGGACTGTTCATTGTATTGGCAGATACGCTGAAACTGTTCTTTAAAGAAGACTGGATACCACCGTTTGCAGACAAGTGGGTGTTCATCCTTGCGCCTGCTATCGTCGTGGCCAGTGTGCTGATGAGCTTTGTGATCGTGCCCTTTGCACCGGGCATCGTCGTAGCCGATCTGAACGTAGGGCTGCTGTTCTTCCTCGCCATGTCTTCATTGGGCGTGTACAGTATAGTACTGGGTGGATGGGCGTCTAACAATAAGTACTCGTTACTGGGTGCATTGCGCGGCGCTTCGCAGATGATCGCGTATGAAGTATTTATGGGCCTGTCATTAATGGGTGTGGTGATGCTGAGCAGGTCTTTCAACCTGGCAGAGATTGTCGCCGCGCAGGAAAAGATGTGGTTTGTTGTATTGCAACCGGTGGGGTTCGTGATCTTCTTTATTGCCGGACTGGCGGAGACGCACCGTTTGCCCTTTGATATACCGGAAGCAGAAAGCGAGCTGGTAGCAGGGTTTCACGCGGAATACTCGGGCATGAAGTTCGGCATGTTCTTCATAGGAGAATACCTTGGCATCACCCTGATCTCTGCGATGACGGTAACACTTTTCTTTGGCGGATGGCTGGGACCTTCATTCCTGCCACCGGTAGTCTGGTTCTTTGGCAAGACGTTTTTATTTATCGCGCTGTTCATCCTGTTACGGGCGTCACTGCCACGTCCACGGTACGACCAGTTGCTGACATATGGCTGGAAGCTGTTATTACCACTGGTATTACTGAATTTACTGGTAACCGGTGCGATCGCGCTTTCATTGAAACACTAA
- the nuoJ gene encoding NADH-quinone oxidoreductase subunit J, whose protein sequence is MALLFYISSGVAVVSTIMVITRYHPIHALIYLVVSFLAISMVFLSLGAPFAAALEVIIYAGAIMVLFIFVVMMLNLGRETAQQEKQWLRPAVWIGPGILTLVLLMEMAILLLQQSQQEVATAVVTPREIAVSLYGEYMIAVELIGFLLTTGIVGAAHIGKHKKKNLHRYLQA, encoded by the coding sequence ATGGCCCTCCTGTTCTATATATCGTCCGGTGTAGCCGTCGTGTCTACCATTATGGTCATCACACGCTATCACCCGATACATGCATTGATATACCTGGTGGTGTCATTCCTGGCTATTTCCATGGTTTTCCTTTCACTGGGAGCGCCCTTTGCGGCAGCGCTGGAAGTGATCATCTATGCAGGTGCTATCATGGTACTGTTCATCTTTGTTGTGATGATGCTGAACCTGGGTAGGGAGACCGCGCAACAGGAAAAGCAATGGTTACGGCCGGCCGTATGGATAGGCCCGGGTATACTCACACTGGTGTTACTGATGGAGATGGCGATCCTGTTGTTACAGCAATCGCAGCAGGAAGTAGCGACAGCTGTGGTGACACCCCGGGAGATTGCCGTGTCCCTCTATGGAGAATACATGATTGCCGTTGAACTGATCGGCTTTCTTTTAACAACCGGTATTGTAGGCGCGGCACATATAGGGAAGCATAAGAAAAAGAACCTGCACCGGTATTTACAAGCATAG
- the nuoF gene encoding NADH-quinone oxidoreductase subunit NuoF, translating into MERPLTRNIHPDRPPLNLKEYERTGGYVALRKVCSSMNPAAVQELVKDSNLKGRGGAGFSTGMKWGLIPMGDKAAHPTYLIANADEMEPGTFKDRLLLEGNPHQLIEGMILAAYAIQADIAYVFLRWAYHKAAGLIRKSIQEAYDAGYLGKDILGSGFHLEMHLHTGVGRYMCGEETALLNALEGKRATPRAKPPFPQISGLFGKPTIVNNVETLCCVPHIVNNGADWFKGLSYSDDGGTKVYGVSGKVKRPGAWELPMGVTMRELIEEHAGGMKAGCSLRGVLPGGASTDFLTTQHLDIKMDYKSVAAAGSRLGTGTMIVLDDSTCPVGFVHNLQHFFAQESCGWCTPCREGLPWVEKILLSLEKGEGKPEDLELLQLHTQYLGPGNTFCALAPGAMEPLQSALKYFREDFEKHVEHKKCPYD; encoded by the coding sequence ATGGAACGCCCGCTTACACGTAATATCCATCCGGACCGTCCGCCGCTCAACCTGAAAGAATACGAGCGGACAGGTGGCTATGTCGCATTACGCAAGGTATGCAGCAGTATGAATCCTGCTGCTGTCCAGGAACTCGTAAAGGATAGTAACCTCAAGGGACGTGGTGGCGCAGGTTTCAGTACAGGCATGAAGTGGGGCCTTATACCGATGGGTGATAAAGCCGCCCATCCGACATATCTGATCGCTAACGCGGATGAAATGGAACCCGGTACATTCAAAGACCGGCTGTTACTCGAAGGAAATCCGCATCAGCTCATAGAAGGGATGATACTCGCTGCCTATGCCATACAGGCCGATATCGCCTATGTCTTCCTTCGCTGGGCCTATCATAAGGCCGCCGGTCTGATACGGAAAAGTATCCAGGAAGCGTATGATGCCGGCTATCTCGGAAAGGATATACTTGGCAGTGGCTTTCACCTGGAGATGCACCTGCACACGGGTGTAGGCCGTTACATGTGTGGTGAGGAAACTGCGTTGTTAAATGCGCTGGAAGGTAAGCGTGCCACACCAAGGGCGAAACCGCCCTTTCCACAGATCAGCGGACTGTTTGGCAAGCCCACTATCGTCAATAATGTTGAGACACTTTGCTGCGTACCGCATATTGTCAATAATGGTGCGGACTGGTTCAAAGGGCTGAGCTATAGTGATGATGGCGGTACCAAAGTGTATGGTGTGAGTGGTAAGGTAAAGCGCCCGGGCGCCTGGGAACTGCCCATGGGGGTGACGATGCGGGAGCTGATAGAAGAGCATGCAGGAGGTATGAAAGCCGGCTGTTCGCTGAGAGGGGTCTTACCCGGAGGGGCATCGACTGACTTTCTCACTACGCAGCACCTGGATATTAAGATGGATTATAAGTCCGTAGCAGCTGCCGGCAGCAGACTAGGTACCGGCACTATGATCGTATTAGACGATTCGACATGTCCCGTTGGGTTCGTACATAACCTGCAGCACTTCTTCGCACAGGAGAGCTGCGGATGGTGCACACCATGCCGGGAAGGCCTGCCATGGGTAGAGAAAATACTGCTGTCGCTGGAAAAGGGCGAAGGGAAACCGGAAGACCTTGAACTGTTACAGCTGCATACGCAGTATCTCGGTCCCGGTAATACGTTCTGCGCACTGGCGCCGGGAGCGATGGAACCATTACAGAGTGCGCTGAAGTATTTCAGGGAAGATTTTGAAAAGCATGTGGAGCACAAAAAATGTCCGTATGACTAA
- the nuoG gene encoding NADH-quinone oxidoreductase subunit NuoG, producing MPRIYLDNVPYEVKAGKNLLEACLSLGMDLPYFCWHPAMGSIGACRQCAVKVFKDEEDTRGRIVMSCMEGIRDGLRASVSDPFAKAFRAQVIEWLMTNHPHDCPVCDEGGSCHLQDVTVMTGHEYRRYHFRKRTYPNQYLGPLINHEMNRCIQCYRCVRYYRDYAGGKDLNVFSAHNHVYFGREKDGVLESPFSGNLAEVCPTGVFTDKTLKEHYTRKWDLTNAPAICQHCSLGCNVIAGERYGKLRSIINRYNSEVNGYFLCDKGRFGYEFVNSENRIRQLLIRKRAAEAVDERTLVAHLPNILLGHTVIGIGSPRASIESNYALMELAGKDYFYQGLPDNQVFLGQKIVSILQSGSIHTPSLKEIEQADAVLILGEDIWNTAPIMALAVRQSVIRTAAAHVQEQVPLPSWHDAALKELVQEEKGFLVNTGVLPSPLDEIAACNIHCAPDDIARLGFQIAHLLNNALPAVTQLSRGQAAHATMIAQRLQQAKHPVIITGTAACSEALIRAAYDIACALQTAEKAGLAFVVPECNSLGLAMTGAASFEKALEVVQRHSDVTAVILENDLYRNIPTAQADAFFKACRQIVVLDILHNPTTEKADVLIPVASFAEGDGTFINNEGRAQRSYQVFMPQDAPLKESFKWLFEMKTIRRAISNGHDVHPDEMLSGLEKACPQFRGISTVVPSHDFRIHGARIPRESQRYSGRTAMQANQAVSEPKPLQDDDSPLSFTMEGYRGMPPAPLIPYFWAPGWNSAQAVNKYQQETGGALKGGDPGVRLFEQTGAAPVFFQDIPEAFIPRQGKWYLLPQYQLFGSGELSMYTKGIAALSRPPAILLSQKDAAALQVNAGDTVSLQTNNNVYTFPLEIPGHMPDGIVILRAALNHMEAFNWGTWVNVFK from the coding sequence ATGCCACGCATCTACCTAGATAATGTGCCGTATGAAGTCAAGGCAGGTAAGAACCTGCTGGAAGCCTGCCTGAGCCTGGGCATGGACCTTCCCTACTTCTGCTGGCATCCGGCCATGGGCAGTATCGGCGCCTGCCGGCAGTGCGCTGTAAAGGTATTTAAGGACGAAGAAGACACCAGGGGGCGTATTGTGATGAGCTGCATGGAAGGGATCAGAGACGGCCTGCGTGCTTCCGTCAGCGATCCTTTTGCGAAAGCCTTCCGCGCACAGGTCATTGAATGGCTGATGACCAATCACCCGCACGACTGTCCCGTCTGCGATGAAGGAGGCAGTTGTCACCTGCAGGATGTAACAGTCATGACAGGCCATGAATACCGGCGTTACCATTTCAGGAAAAGGACTTACCCGAACCAGTATCTCGGTCCGCTGATCAATCATGAGATGAACCGCTGTATACAATGTTATCGTTGTGTGAGATACTACAGGGACTATGCAGGTGGCAAAGATCTGAATGTGTTCTCGGCACATAATCATGTGTATTTTGGCAGAGAAAAAGATGGCGTACTGGAAAGTCCTTTCAGTGGTAACCTCGCCGAAGTATGTCCTACAGGCGTATTCACCGATAAAACATTAAAAGAGCATTATACCCGCAAATGGGATCTGACGAATGCACCGGCCATCTGTCAGCATTGTAGCCTGGGATGTAATGTGATAGCCGGCGAGCGGTATGGAAAACTACGCAGCATCATCAACCGGTATAACAGTGAAGTGAACGGCTACTTCCTTTGTGACAAGGGCCGTTTCGGCTATGAGTTCGTGAACAGTGAGAACCGCATCCGGCAGCTGCTGATACGTAAGCGTGCCGCGGAAGCTGTCGATGAAAGGACCCTGGTCGCACACCTGCCGAATATACTATTGGGGCATACTGTTATCGGCATCGGATCGCCCAGGGCATCTATTGAAAGTAACTATGCATTAATGGAACTGGCGGGTAAGGATTACTTCTATCAGGGGCTGCCGGACAACCAGGTATTTCTAGGACAGAAGATCGTGAGCATCCTTCAATCCGGCAGCATACATACCCCCTCACTCAAAGAAATAGAACAGGCAGATGCCGTGCTGATATTGGGAGAAGACATCTGGAACACTGCGCCGATCATGGCATTAGCAGTACGGCAATCCGTGATCAGAACAGCAGCCGCGCACGTACAGGAGCAGGTACCCCTGCCCTCGTGGCATGACGCCGCCCTGAAAGAATTAGTACAGGAAGAGAAAGGGTTTCTTGTGAATACGGGGGTACTGCCTTCCCCCCTCGATGAGATCGCAGCATGTAATATACACTGTGCCCCCGACGATATCGCCCGACTGGGATTCCAGATAGCGCATCTGCTGAATAATGCATTGCCTGCTGTGACGCAGCTTTCCAGAGGACAGGCAGCACATGCCACGATGATCGCGCAACGGCTGCAGCAGGCAAAACATCCGGTGATTATCACAGGTACTGCTGCGTGCAGTGAAGCGCTGATCAGGGCCGCATATGATATCGCCTGCGCGTTGCAAACAGCGGAAAAGGCAGGGCTTGCCTTTGTAGTACCGGAATGTAACAGCCTGGGGCTGGCGATGACCGGGGCCGCGTCTTTCGAAAAAGCATTGGAAGTAGTGCAACGGCATAGCGATGTAACAGCAGTGATCCTCGAAAATGATCTGTACAGAAATATTCCCACTGCACAGGCAGATGCCTTCTTTAAAGCCTGCCGGCAGATAGTGGTGCTTGATATACTTCATAACCCCACCACAGAAAAAGCGGATGTACTGATACCGGTTGCCAGTTTTGCAGAAGGCGATGGTACATTCATCAACAATGAAGGCAGGGCACAACGTAGTTACCAGGTATTCATGCCGCAGGATGCACCGCTGAAGGAAAGTTTCAAATGGCTGTTTGAAATGAAGACGATCCGCAGGGCGATCTCCAACGGCCATGACGTACATCCGGATGAAATGCTGTCAGGACTGGAAAAGGCCTGTCCGCAGTTCAGGGGTATCTCCACTGTTGTGCCGTCACACGATTTCCGTATACATGGCGCACGTATACCACGGGAGTCACAACGGTACAGTGGTCGTACAGCTATGCAGGCCAATCAGGCGGTGAGTGAGCCGAAACCACTACAGGATGATGATTCCCCCTTATCATTCACCATGGAAGGATACAGGGGCATGCCACCGGCACCGCTGATACCTTACTTCTGGGCGCCAGGATGGAACTCGGCCCAGGCAGTGAATAAATACCAGCAGGAAACAGGCGGCGCACTGAAAGGAGGCGATCCGGGAGTACGGTTGTTCGAGCAGACAGGCGCTGCCCCGGTATTCTTCCAGGATATACCGGAGGCCTTTATCCCCCGGCAGGGGAAGTGGTACCTGCTACCACAATATCAGTTGTTTGGTTCCGGAGAACTGAGCATGTATACAAAAGGTATTGCGGCACTGTCACGCCCACCGGCCATCCTGCTGTCACAAAAAGATGCGGCAGCGCTGCAGGTCAATGCCGGAGACACCGTATCGTTACAAACCAACAATAACGTATATACATTTCCGCTGGAGATACCCGGACACATGCCCGATGGCATTGTGATACTCAGGGCAGCGCTCAATCATATGGAAGCCTTCAACTGGGGCACATGGGTAAACGTTTTTAAATAA
- the nuoK gene encoding NADH-quinone oxidoreductase subunit NuoK, which yields MVPVSAHTVLIVAAILFTLGLAGALTRKNIIFMLISIEIMLNAAGLAFIAAGSRWHQPDGQIMYLFILAMAAAEVSVALAMVLQIHHQHKTLDVEDLRELKD from the coding sequence ATGGTACCTGTATCAGCACATACTGTCCTGATCGTAGCCGCCATCCTGTTTACACTGGGATTGGCGGGTGCACTGACGAGAAAGAACATCATCTTTATGCTGATCTCCATCGAGATCATGCTGAATGCAGCCGGGCTGGCGTTCATTGCTGCAGGCTCCCGCTGGCACCAGCCAGACGGACAGATCATGTACCTGTTCATACTGGCGATGGCGGCAGCAGAAGTATCCGTTGCACTCGCCATGGTATTGCAGATCCACCATCAGCATAAAACGCTGGACGTGGAAGATCTACGGGAATTAAAAGACTGA
- the nuoL gene encoding NADH-quinone oxidoreductase subunit L, whose amino-acid sequence MQQYLYLIPALPLVGFLLLAAGGGQFRRHITAIIGAGSVCLSAVIAITLGAQFLLYPPVEGAYHQLLWHWFDTGKLHADIGLRMDALSLVFICIITFIGALIHIYATAFMRHDRDYARFFACMNLFVCSMLLLVMADNLVLLYLGWEGVGLCSFLLIGFWYESPANCQAARKAFIVTRIADTAMIVGLFLLFRELGTLHIREILQQAPQHFTTGDHAVTWIALLLLLGGMGKSAQLPFQTWLPDAMAGPSPVSALIHAATMVTAGVYLIARMHTLFELAPVIMELTAVTGALTLLVAGCSALVQTDIKRILAYSTISQIGYMFLALGVGAWEAGIFHFFTHAFFKALLFLAAGSVIEILHHEHNIFKMGGLRKQLPLIFRTFTIGAAALAALPFLTAGFYSKDEILWYAWSAAGGHPLLWAVGLLGAFITALYSTRLILVVFWGEMKTTPGALPPPAMNVPLVILALFSVAAGWMHLPQLHDVLPETALRAVHPPEIILQGVAILITLLGILTGYMLYYRYPHTIREWQQSAGLMSVRNFLFAGWQFDRLYDALFVQPFVFITQLNRNDVTDQLYTGIAGLHMRLSKLFSVSQNGSLRWYVAGLLMGILFIITLALLR is encoded by the coding sequence ATGCAACAGTATCTGTACCTGATTCCGGCCCTGCCGTTGGTAGGTTTCCTGTTGTTAGCAGCAGGTGGCGGGCAATTCCGGCGGCATATCACAGCCATCATTGGCGCGGGCAGTGTATGCCTGTCTGCAGTGATCGCCATCACGCTCGGCGCACAGTTCCTGCTATACCCACCGGTGGAAGGCGCGTATCATCAGCTATTGTGGCATTGGTTCGATACCGGGAAACTACACGCTGATATTGGTCTGCGGATGGATGCGCTGTCACTCGTATTCATCTGTATCATCACTTTCATTGGCGCGCTGATACATATTTACGCCACCGCCTTCATGCGTCATGACCGGGATTATGCCCGTTTCTTTGCGTGTATGAACCTGTTTGTATGTTCGATGCTGCTGCTGGTCATGGCGGATAATCTTGTTTTATTATACCTCGGCTGGGAAGGCGTTGGGCTATGCAGCTTCCTGCTGATCGGTTTCTGGTATGAGAGCCCGGCTAACTGCCAGGCAGCGAGAAAAGCGTTTATCGTCACACGTATAGCCGATACTGCTATGATCGTCGGGTTGTTCCTGCTGTTCCGGGAACTGGGGACATTGCATATCCGGGAGATCCTGCAACAGGCGCCGCAACATTTTACCACCGGAGATCATGCTGTTACCTGGATCGCATTATTACTACTGCTGGGAGGAATGGGCAAATCGGCGCAGCTACCATTCCAGACGTGGCTGCCGGACGCCATGGCAGGGCCATCACCCGTCAGCGCATTGATACATGCAGCAACCATGGTGACAGCAGGCGTATACCTTATCGCCAGGATGCATACATTGTTTGAGCTGGCGCCGGTTATCATGGAGCTGACCGCAGTTACCGGAGCGTTGACGCTATTGGTAGCAGGTTGCAGTGCACTGGTGCAAACAGATATAAAACGGATACTGGCCTATTCCACTATCAGCCAGATCGGCTATATGTTCCTGGCACTGGGCGTAGGCGCCTGGGAAGCAGGCATCTTTCATTTCTTCACACATGCATTCTTTAAGGCGCTGCTGTTCCTGGCAGCAGGCAGTGTGATAGAGATACTGCATCACGAGCATAATATTTTTAAGATGGGCGGATTGCGCAAGCAGCTGCCACTTATCTTCCGCACATTCACTATCGGAGCCGCCGCATTGGCAGCGTTACCTTTTTTGACGGCGGGATTTTACAGTAAGGATGAGATCCTGTGGTATGCCTGGAGCGCGGCCGGCGGGCATCCATTGTTATGGGCAGTGGGTTTGCTGGGCGCTTTCATCACCGCATTATATTCCACCCGGCTGATTCTCGTGGTGTTCTGGGGAGAGATGAAAACCACGCCCGGCGCATTGCCACCACCCGCGATGAATGTACCGCTGGTAATACTGGCGTTGTTCTCTGTGGCCGCAGGCTGGATGCATTTACCACAGCTGCATGACGTATTGCCGGAGACGGCGTTACGTGCAGTGCATCCGCCGGAGATCATCTTACAGGGCGTCGCCATATTGATCACATTGCTGGGTATACTGACCGGGTATATGTTGTACTACCGGTATCCACATACGATCAGGGAGTGGCAGCAATCGGCAGGGCTGATGTCTGTCCGGAATTTCTTGTTCGCAGGCTGGCAGTTTGACCGGTTGTATGATGCGTTATTTGTACAACCATTTGTCTTTATCACGCAGCTTAACCGGAATGACGTTACAGATCAGCTCTATACAGGTATAGCAGGATTGCATATGCGTTTAAGCAAGCTGTTCTCCGTTTCACAGAATGGTTCCCTGCGCTGGTATGTAGCCGGCTTGCTGATGGGGATCTTATTTATCATCACCTTAGCATTACTACGATGA
- the nuoI gene encoding NADH-quinone oxidoreductase subunit NuoI, protein MISHLRTMWLVFLHLFQKRATIQYPEEKVPLRPRWRGRIVLTKDPDGGERCVGCYLCAAACPVDCIALQATEDANGRRYPEFFRINFSRCIFCGYCEEACPTYAIQLTPDFEMGEYRRQDLVYEKEDLLIDSQGKYPGYNFYKMAGLSAGVKEKGKGDNEEAPVDIKSLLP, encoded by the coding sequence ATGATTAGTCATCTGCGTACAATGTGGCTGGTATTTCTGCATCTTTTCCAGAAGAGGGCCACGATTCAATATCCGGAGGAAAAGGTGCCGCTACGGCCCCGCTGGCGTGGACGGATCGTACTCACGAAAGATCCGGATGGCGGAGAACGCTGTGTGGGTTGTTACCTGTGTGCGGCTGCCTGTCCGGTGGACTGTATCGCGTTACAGGCTACGGAAGATGCGAATGGCCGGCGGTACCCGGAGTTCTTCCGTATCAACTTCTCCCGTTGTATCTTCTGTGGGTATTGTGAAGAGGCTTGTCCGACGTATGCTATTCAGCTGACGCCGGACTTTGAAATGGGCGAGTACCGGCGGCAGGACCTGGTGTACGAAAAAGAAGACCTGCTGATAGATAGTCAGGGCAAATACCCTGGTTATAACTTCTATAAAATGGCAGGGCTGAGTGCCGGCGTGAAAGAGAAAGGAAAGGGAGATAATGAGGAAGCCCCGGTAGACATCAAAAGTTTATTACCCTGA